The DNA sequence AACAGCCCtctgaactttagcaagatcacCACCAGGAACAACAGTGGGTGGTTGGTAGTTGATGCCGCATTTGAAGCCGGTCGGGCACCAGTCGACGAACTGGATGGTTCGTTTGGTTTTAATGGTGGCCACGGCGGCATTGACGTCTTTCGGGACAACATCGCCGCGATACATGAGACAACAGGCCATGTATTTGCCGTGTCGTGGATCGCATTTGGCCATCATGGAAGAGGGTTCGAATGCTGAATTGGTGATCTCGGCAACAGAGAGTTGCTCGTGATAGGCTTTCTCGGCGGAGATGACCGGAGCGTAGGAAGAGAGCATGAAGTGAATGCGCGGGTATGGCACCAGGTTGGTTTGGAACTCAGTCACATCTACGTTCAATGCGCCGTCGAAACGGAGAGATGCAGTAAGAGAAGAGATCACCTGTTTAACAACAAATGATAAGTAAAGCTCAGGATAAATGTTGAGAAAAATGAAGGGCTTGGAGGAATGAAACCTGAGAGATGAGGCGATTGAGATTGGTGTATGTAGGACGGCCAATGTCAAGAGAACGCTTGCAAATGTCGTAGATGGCTTCATTGTCAAGAAGAATGGCGACGTCGGTGTGCTCGAGAAGGGAATGAGTGGAGAGAACACTGTTGTATGGCTCAACAACAGAAGTTGAAACCTGTGGGGATGGATAGACTGTGAAGCCAAGCTTAGACTTCTTACCATAGTCGACAGAGAGACGCTCAAGGAGAAGAGAACCAAGGCCGGAGCCAGTGCCACCACCGACGGCATTGAAGACAAGGAAGCCTTGCAGACCAGTGCAGTTGTCGGCCAGCTTTCGGATGCGGTCAAGACAGAGATCAACAATCTCTTTGCCAACTGCAAGAACAATTTGATTTTAAGTATTTGTACAGCAAGATTTATAAGAGAAGATGAGgaatgtggattttttttttactggtgTAGTGGCCACGGGCGAAGTTGTTGGCAGCGTCTTCTTTACCGCTGATGAGTTGCTCCGGGTGGAACAGCTGACGGTATATTCCTGTCCTTACTTCATCGATGACAGTGGGTTCAAGATCGACGAAGATGGCACGGGGAACGTGCTTTCCTGCACCGGTTTCACTGAAGAAGGTGTTGAAAGCATCATCACCTCCCCCAACAGTCTTGTCACCAGGCATATGGCCATCAGGCTGCAAGAATGAGAAGATTTCAACAAAGAATTCATATAGAATCATAAGCAAAAACTTTTGATTGTAAAAAGTAAGAATCACATAAATCAATAGAAATTTTAACTCTGAAAGTGATAAATTAGAGAGAAGATCAACATTATGATTGAAATTttgcattaattaaaatagcaaAAGGATATCTCAACActtatcagaaaaaaaaagcacattTGGGATTGTCAAAGTAGTAGACAAATCAATATAAAGCAGCACAATATCCACAgtaaaccaaatcaaaaactAGATTAGAACATACGAAGATAAATCAAGCATTGATACGAAAGGGTCA is a window from the Dioscorea cayenensis subsp. rotundata cultivar TDr96_F1 chromosome 2, TDr96_F1_v2_PseudoChromosome.rev07_lg8_w22 25.fasta, whole genome shotgun sequence genome containing:
- the LOC120276075 gene encoding tubulin alpha chain, which codes for MRECISVHIGQAGIQVGNACWELYCQEHGIQPDGHMPGDKTVGGGDDAFNTFFSETGAGKHVPRAIFVDLEPTVIDEVRTGIYRQLFHPEQLISGKEDAANNFARGHYTIGKEIVDLCLDRIRKLADNCTGLQGFLVFNAVGGGTGSGLGSLLLERLSVDYGKKSKLGFTVYPSPQVSTSVVEPYNSVLSTHSLLEHTDVAILLDNEAIYDICKRSLDIGRPTYTNLNRLISQVISSLTASLRFDGALNVDVTEFQTNLVPYPRIHFMLSSYAPVISAEKAYHEQLSVAEITNSAFEPSSMMAKCDPRHGKYMACCLMYRGDVVPKDVNAAVATIKTKRTIQFVDWCPTGFKCGINYQPPTVVPGGDLAKVQRAVCMISNSTSVADVFSRIDHKFDLMYAKRAFVHWYVGEGMEEGEFSEAREDLAALEKDYEEVGAESAEGDEDGDDGEDY